One window of Ailuropoda melanoleuca isolate Jingjing chromosome 3, ASM200744v2, whole genome shotgun sequence genomic DNA carries:
- the LOC109489868 gene encoding proton-coupled amino acid transporter 2 isoform X2 produces the protein MLASALLLGILVLIFQQLSKVLPLENKMQSHTQFPLILRGRMFDITTLDIALGYLKFGATTQVAPVCQVPLLGEYLPQTPAGHTTVEIMCPSLKLWAFTVDPGTLTAVICLTQVQDESPS, from the exons ATGCTGGCCAGCGCTCTCCTGCTCGGAATCCTCGTCCTCATCTTCCAGCAGCTCTCCAAG GTTTTGCCTCTGGAGAACAAGATGCAGAGCCACACTCAGTTCCCACTCATCCTCCGTGGAAGGATGTTCGACATCACCACCCTGGACATAGCCCTGGGCTACCTCAAGTTTGGGGCCACCACCCAG GTTGCACCAGTCTGTCAAGTTCCTCTCCTTGGGGAGTATCTGCCTCAGACGCCTGCAGGACACACAACTGTGGAGATCATGTGCCCTTCACTGAAGCTCTGGGCCTTCACAGTAGACCCAGGCACCCTCACTGCTGTGATCTGTCTGACAC